A genomic segment from Colletotrichum higginsianum IMI 349063 chromosome 5, whole genome shotgun sequence encodes:
- a CDS encoding Alpha-1,3-mannosyltransferase CMT1, which produces MIANFHNPRRLRTPFIAIIVFILITGFFLLFHQPLVQYFVIPWTPEQYGGSWMNDSAPNWVQPTLYEGRPDKTGEASQYVQAILDPKNGGFPIVNCPAPNVTRYEVLRPTENMDKRHYFFALDLRQVRDLLPQLIGAVLEAMNVIGPENCALSVVEGISTDGTYETLYRLKAHMDKMGVAYYLQTSSIDSHSGDRIGKLAKLRNLALEPMMAEAAAYDPKATIVFLNDVAACTEDILELAYQKQVQGADMTCAMDYHFLRFAPHNGEPSFYDSWISRAINGDTFLPIPDRTPKGEQWSDVANMFWNHPYSQDRYLGRKPLQVFSCWNGGVAVTGEPFLAKRLDFRRSYQGECHTGEPTLLCKDLWNLGHGKIAVVPSVSLAYNVKDGRQIKEERGFASSWTVMENSGAPPKINWQIEPPEMVKCMPTFSNQFWRPWNEGL; this is translated from the exons ATGATCGCCAACTTCCATAATCCGAGACGCCTCCGCACCCCtttcatcgccatcatcgtcttcatcctcatcaccggcttcttcttgcttTTCCACCAACCATTGGTCCAGTACTTCGTTATACCCTGGACACCGGAAC AATATGGAGGCAGCTGGATGAACGATTCCGCGCCCAACTGGGTCCAGCCAACGCTATACGAAGGCCGTCCGGACAAGACGGGCGAGGCAAGCCAGTATGTACAAGCCATTTTGGATCCTAAGAACGGCGGCTTTCCCATCGTCAACTGTCCTGCACCCAACGTCACTCGCTACGAGGTCCTGCGCCCAACCGAGAACATGGACAAGCGTCACTACTTCTTCGCTCTCGATCTGCGCCAGGTCAGAGACCTGCTGCCCCagctcatcggcgccgtcctcgaggccatgaaCGTCATCGGTCCCGAGAACTGCGCCTTGTCTGTTGTTGAGGGCATTTCCACCGACGGCACCTACGAGACCCTCTACCGCCTCAAAGCCCACATGGACAAGATGGGGGTCGCCTACTACCTCCAGACGAGCAGCATCGACTCCCACAGCGGCGACCGCATCGGAAAACTCGCAAAGCTCCGGAACCTAGCCTTGGAGCCTATGatggccgaagccgccgcctACGATCCCAAGGCCACCATTGTATTCCTgaacgacgtcgccgcctgTACCGAGGACATACTTGAGCTAGCGTACCAGAAGCAGGTCCAAGGCGCCGACATGACGTGCGCCATGGACTATCACTTCCTCCGATTTGCTCCGCACAACGGGGAGCCTTCCTTCTACGACTCTTGGATATCCCGCGCCATCAACGGCGACACCTTCCTCCCTATCCCCGACCGAACGCCCAAGGGCGAGCAGTGGAGCGACGTCGCCAATATGTTCTGGAACCACCCGTACTCCCAAGATCGCTACCTCGGCCGCAAGCCGTTACAGGTGTTTTCCTGCTGGAacggcggcgttgccgtCACCGGCGAGCCCTTTCTCGCCAAGAGGCTCGACTTCAGGAGGTCATACCAGGGCGAATGCCACACAGGCGAGCCGACGCTGCTATGCAAAGACCTGTGGAATCTCGGCCACGGCAAGATCGCCGTCGTGCCGAGCGTCAGTCTGGCGTACAACGTTAAGGACGGGAGGCAGATaaaggaggagaggggcTTCGCCTCATCGTGGACCGTCATGGAGAACTCGGGCGCACCCCCCAAGATCAACTGGCAGATAGAGCCGCCCGAGATGGTCAAGTGCATGCCGACGTTTAGTAACCAGTTCTGGCGGCCTTGGAACGAGGGTCTATGA
- a CDS encoding ABC transporter: MRSSGVLVWARIAVALACEGGASVLGAGLARYDGKDYSDSAQLCDRAGAPDPTSPWKNATLFGAITQDFPFAHGSAPDDDALHGSEEARIRYGTNLKSEDGLWEVRPSPGKGLGVFALRRIPAGTRIIDESPLFTIDPGRLIRGQGFAFATIAAAVDEAFAGLDATARAAFFSCPENRDPHDEAEAEWSREALIFRTNGFTMAGGAVGIFPRIAKLNHSCRPNAGSASVGDGSSGSGSGKGDGGARRVIYAGRDIAAGEEVTITYAPLLQPTETRRARLAQWGFTCDCAACTARDDDEQRAEMRRLMDIIKAELGQDDFGMDVLPDAERLARLVEEVGLVDYLGQAYKYAAYAASRSGKFGAARRWARKELAIHEMADSESRPFVLDPIAGTSSPAAMTSIASDSVATILCTSKQTRFNIQTADHRELDIDGLNITVASAGKSGAKAKSKARSDGTEILVDAKLRLKAGQRYALIGRNGSGKSTLLKAIAEKLIPGIPEETRVSLLQQTNVSDADSDTRPGDGVADTGESSRGHSVLEHVIEQATAKSDVEQEIRALSEGINSSDPYGPVHAVRALRHDRNQKRLFREDKNARLRSGDRGLAARKVLKAFEKTVAESQKLQGEISAEALKNETQEALDMLADLQLQVEPSRVAEIESKAKRILTGLGFSEAYMSKPVSSLSGGWRMRTALSVSLLQETDVLILDEPTNFLDLLGIIWLQRHLESLQDADGAPTLILVSHDRDFITLCTDLLILKEKGLTYFHGDLPTYEASQSERKLWLTKMKDAQDKQKAHIQQSISNNMKAGKANDDQNKLRQAKSRQKKLDDRWGLQVSAKGGRFKLNRDLVGYHLTARDEIDVPQDERPVSFALPEPPDLRFPGPLISVENATFRYPVKTKTKTAAPIVLQAINLSVHMGDRIGILGLNGAGKSTLVKLLVEEAKPTTGTVTTHPRLKLGYYSQHAVESLQEKGRADPSMTALSLLTEEVAGELDEGQLRGVLGSLGLPGRIASDVPLGKLSGGQLVRCELARLLWRRPHCLILDEVTTHLDYETVTAIRESLRDWEGAVILVSHDRWFMRGAVEGLVEDSDSEEGDDEEDAVPRRRLVYKLRAGVLTRLEGGVTEFEEGVAKRVNRLLNM; this comes from the exons ATGCGATCGTCTGGTGTCCTCGTGTGGGcgcgcatcgccgtcgcGCTCGCctgcgagggcggcgcgagcgtcctcggcgccgggctGGCGAGATACGACGGCAAAGACTACAGCGACAGCGCGCAGCTTTGCGATCGTGCAGGCGCCCCGGATCCGACGTCCCCGTGGAAGAACGCGACCCTTTTCGGGGCCATCACGCAAGACTTTCCCTTTGCGCACGGGAGCGCGCCGGACGATGACGCCCTCCACGGCTCGGAGGAAGCCCGCATACGCTACGGAACGA ATCTCAAATCGGAAGACGGCCTCTGGGAGGTCCGCCCCTCGCCCGGGAagggcctcggcgtcttcgccctcCGCAGAATCCCCGCGGGCAcccgcatcatcgacgagaGCCCGCTCTTCACGATCGACCCGGGCCGGCTCATCCGGGGCCAGGGCTTCGCTTttgccaccatcgccgcggccgtcgacgaggcgttCGCGGGTCTAGACGCCACGGCGCGCGCCGCGTTCTTCTCATGTCCGGAGAACCGCGACCCgcacgacgaggccgaggccgagtggAGCCGCGAGGCGCTCATCTTCCGCACCAACGGGTTCAccatggccggcggcgcagTGGGGATCTTCCCGCGCATCGCGAAGCTGAACCACTCGTGCCGGCCCAACGCCGGCTCCGCGTCCGTTGGagacggcagcagcggcagcggcagcggtaAGGGAGACGGAGGCGCGAGGAGGGTCATCTACGCCGGGCGCGACATTGCCGCGGGCGAGGAAGTGACAATCACGTACGCGCCGCTCTTGCAGCCGACGGAGACGCGGAGGGCGCGGCTCGCGCAGTGGGGCTTCACTTGCGACTGCGCGGCGTGCACGGCgcgggacgacgacgagcagaGGGCCGAGATGAGGCGGCTGATGGATATCATCAAAGCGGAGCTCGGGCAGGACGACTTCGGCATGGACGTGCTGCCGGACGCGGAGAGGCTGGcgcggctcgtcgaggaggtcgggcTGGTGGACTACCTCGGCCAGGCGTACAAGTACGCGGCGTATGCGGCGTCGCGCTCCGGGAAGTtcggggcggcgaggaggtgggCGAGGAAGGAGCTGGCGATACACGAGATGGCGGACTCCGAGTCGCG CCCCTTTGTACTAGATCCAATTGCAGGAACCTCCTCCCCTGCAGCGATGACGTCAATAGCGTCCGACTCCGTGGCCACGATTCTCTGCACTAGCAAGCAGACGCGCTTCAATATACAGACCGCAGACCATCGCGAG CTGGACATTGACGGCCTCAACATCACTGTCGCGTCGGCCGGGAAGTCCGGCGCAAAGGCCAAGTCCAAGGCCCGGAGTGACGGCACTGAGATACTCGTTGACGCCAAGCTGCGCCTAAAGGCCGGCCAGCGGTACGCGCTTATCGGGAGAAATGGCTCTGGGAAGTCGA CACtcctcaaggccatcgccgaaAAGTTGATCCCAGGTATCCCCGAGGAGACTCGGGTGTCCCTTCTTCAGCAGACCAACGTCAGCGATGCCGATTCAGACACGCGCCCCGGTGATGGCGTGGCCGACACGGGTGAATCTAGCCGCGGCCACAGTGTTCTGGAGCATGTAATCGAGCAGGCGACTGCCAAGTCAGACGTCGAGCAGGAAATCAGAG CCTTGTCCGAAGGCATCAACAGCAGCGACCCGTACGGCCCCGTGCACGCAGTTCGCGCTCTTCGTCACGATAGAAACCAGAAGCGTCTCTTCCGAGAGGACAAGAACGCGAGGCTGCGCAGCGGAGATCGGGGTCTAGCGGCCAGAAAAGTGCTCAAAGCATTTGAAAAGACGGTTGCCGAGTCACAGAAACTGCAG GGTGAGATTTCAGCCGAGGCTCTCAAAAATGAGACTCAAGAGGCATTGGACATGCTGGCGGATCTCCAATTACAGGTCGAGCCCTCCAGAgtggccgagatcgagagcAAAGCTAAGCGTATCTTGACTGGTCTCGGATTCTCCGAGGCCTATATGTCGAAACCGGTATCCAGCCTCTCTGGTGGGTGGAGGATGCGAACAGCGCTATCCGTATCGTTGCTCCAAGAGACTGACGTCCTCATCCTGGACGAGCCTACCAACTTCCTCGATCTACTGGGCATCATCTGGCTTCAGCGCCATCTCGAATCCCTCCAAGACGCGGATGGTGCTCCGACGCTGATCCTCGTGTCCCATGATAGAGACTTCATCACTCTCTGCACCGACCTTCTCATACTCAAGGAAAAGGGGCTTACCTACTTCCACGGCGACCTGCCAACTTACGAGGCGTCGCAGTCGGAGCGCAAACTCTGGCTAACCAAGATGAAGGACGCCCAGGACAAGCAGAAGGCGCATATCCAGCAGAGCATTTCCAACAACATGAAGGCCGGAAAAGCCAACGACGACCAGAACAAGCTTCGACAAGCCAAGTCCCGTCAAAAGAAACTCGACGATCGCTGGGGCCTCCAGGTTAGCGCCAAGGGCGGTCGGTTCAAGTTGAACCGCGATCTCGTCGGCTACCACTTGACGGCCCGTGACGAAATCGATGTCCCGCAGGATGAGCGACCGGTGAGCTTTGCCTTGCCGGAGCCCCCAGATCTCCGATTCCCCGGGCCTCTCATATCGGTGGAGAACGCGACGTTTCGTTACCCCGTCAAGACAAAGACAAAGACGGCGGCACCGATTGTGTTACAGGCCATCAACCTTTCGGTTCATATGGGCGACCGTATTGGCATCCTTGGTTTGAACGGCGCGGGCAAATCGACGCTTGTGAAACTTCTCGTAGAAGAGGCGAAGCCCACGACCGGGACGGTGACGACCCATCCCCGGCTGAAGCTGGGATACTATTCTCAGCATGCAGTCGAATCTCTGCAAGAAAAAGGCCGGGCCGATCCCTCCATGACGGCCTTGTCGTTGCTCACGGAAGAAGTGGCCGGGGAGCTGGATGAAGGGCAACTTcgcggcgtcctcggcagcCTCGGCCTGCCTGGCCGGATTGCTTCCGACGTGCCCCTCGGGAAGTTATCTGGCGGCCAGCTGGTGCGATGCGAGCTTGCGCGCCTTCTGTGGCGGAGACCGCACTGTCTCATTCTCGATGAGGTGACGACTCATCTTGACTACGAGACTGTCACGGCCATACGGGAATCGCTCCGCGACTGGGAAGGGGCGGTGATTCTCGTCAGCCACGACCGATGGTTCATGCGCGGGGCTGTCGAAGGGTTGGTGGAGGACTCTGACAGCGAGGagggggacgacgaggaagatgcgGTGCCCAGGCGGCGGCTTGTGTATAAACTGAGGGCGGGGGTGCTCACGCGGTTGGAGGGCGGGGTGACCGAGTTTGAGGAGGGTGTTGCGAAGAGAGTGAACAGGCTGCTCAACATGTAG